One genomic segment of Hordeum vulgare subsp. vulgare chromosome 2H, MorexV3_pseudomolecules_assembly, whole genome shotgun sequence includes these proteins:
- the LOC123429919 gene encoding isocitrate lyase gives MASPFSAPSLIMEEEGRFEAEVAEVGAWWNTERFRLTKRPYTARDVVLLRGTLRQSYASGEMAKKLWRTLKAHQAGGTASRTFGALDPVQVTMMAKHLDTIYVSGWQCSSTHTSTNEPGPDLADYPYDTVPNKVEHLFFAQQYHDRKQQEARMSLPRAERAHAPFVDFLKPIIADGDTGFGGATATVKLCKLFVERGAAGVHLEDQSSVTKKCGHMAGKVLVAVSEHVNRLVAARLQFDIMGVETVLVARTDAVAATLIQTNIDARDHQFILGATNPRLKNRSLTTMLSDAMSAGKNGRELQAIEDEWTATAQLKTFSECVKDAIASLNATDMDKQRKLQEWSNATSYDKCVSHEQARDIAASLGVGSVFWDWDLPRTREGFYRFQGSVASAVVRGRAFAPHADVLWMETSSPNIAECTAFAEGVRATFPEAMLAYNLSPSFNWDASGMTDADMAAFIPHVAKLGYVWQFITLAGFHADALVTDTFARDFARRGMLAYVERIQREERRNGVETLEHQKWSGANFYDRVLKTVQGGMSSTAAMGKGATEEQFWTKPGSESSTQHVLAKSRM, from the exons ATGGCGTCGCCGTTCTCCGCCCCTTCTTTG ATCATGGAGGAGGAAGGTCGGTTCGAGGCGGAGGTGGCCGAGGTGGGGGCGTGGTGGAACACGGAGCGGTTCCGGCTGACCAAGCGCCCCTACACCGCCCGCGACGTCGTCCTCCTCCGCGGCACGCTCCGCCAGAGCTACGCCTCCGGCGAAATGGCCAAGAAGCTCTGGCGCACGCTCAAGGCCCACCAGGCCGGCGGTACCGCCTCGCGCACGTTCGGCGCGCTCGACCCCGTGCAG GTGACGATGATGGCCAAGCATCTGGACACCATCTACGTGTCCGGGTGGCAGTGCTCGTCCACGCACACCTCCACGAACGAGCCGGGGCCGGACCTCGCGGACTACCCCTACGACACCGTGCCCAACAAGGTGGAGCACCTCTTCTTCGCCCAGCAGTACCACGACCGGAAGCAGCAGGAGGCGCGCATGTCTCTGCCCCGCGCGGAGCGCGCCCACGCGCCTTTCGTGGACTTCCTCAAGCCCATCATCGCCGACGGCGACACTGGCTTCGGCGGCGCCACTGCCACTGTCAAGCTCTGCAAGCTCTTCGTCGAGCGCGGGGCAGCCGGGGTCCACCTGGAGGACCAGTCGTCGGTGACCAAGAAGTGCGGCCACATGGCGGGGAAGGTGCTCGTCGCCGTCTCGGAGCACGTCAACCGCCTCGTCGCCGCTCGGCTGCAGTTCGACATCATGGGCGTCGAGACCGTCCTCGTTGCCCGCACCGACGCCGTCGCCGCGACGCTCATCCAGACCAACATCGACGCGCGCGACCACCAGTTCATCCTTGGCGCAACGAACCCGCGACTCAAAAACCGGAGCCTCACGACCATGCTCTCCGACGCCATGTCGGCGGGCAAGAACGGGAGGGAGCTGCAGGCCATCGAGGACGAGTGGACCGCCACGGCGCAGCTCAAAACCTTCTCAGAGTGCGTCAAGGACGCCATCGCGAGCCTCAACGCCACCGACATGGACAAGCAACGTAAGCTCCAGGAGTGGAGCAACGCCACCAGCTACGACAAGTGCGTGTCCCACGAGCAAGCGCGCGACATCGCCGCGAGCCTGGGGGTCGGGTCCGTGTTCTGGGACTGGGATCTGCCACGAACCAGGGAAGGGTTCTACCGCTTCCAGGGCTCCGTGGCGTCGGCCGTGGTCCGCGGGCGCGCCTTCGCGCCGCATGCCGACGTGCTCTGGATGGAGACGTCGAGCCCAAACATCGCCGAGTGCACGGCCTTCGCCGAGGGCGTGAGGGCGACTTTCCCGGAGGCGATGCTGGCGTACAACCTCTCGCCGTCCTTCAACTGGGACGCGTCAGGCATGACGGACGCCGACATGGCGGCGTTCATCCCGCATGTCGCCAAGCTCGGCTACGTATGGCAGTTCATCACGCTGGCCGGGTTCCACGCCGACGCGCTCGTCACCGACACGTTCGCGCGGGACTTCGCCCGGCGCGGCATGCTGGCCTACGTGGAGAGGATCCagcgggaggagaggaggaatggaGTGGAGACTCTGGAGCACCAGAAGTGGTCGGGTGCCAACTTCTATGATAGGGTGCTCAAGACCGTGCAGGGCGGCATGTCCTCAACCGCAGCCATGGGAAAAG GAGCTACTGAAGAGCAGTTCTGGACTAAGCCTGGAAGTGAGAGCAGTACTCAACATGTTCTTGCCAAGTCCAGGATGTGA